The DNA region atatgTTTATCTGTGTGAGTGAGATGAACTAAGCAGGGCTGCCAACACTGCGCGTCGAATCTCCACAAAACATGATTTTGTTGGGTTCCAATGTAAATCGGGAAAAAAACAGtcatatcaaatttttctattagtaTTTTGATAACTCCATGAGTTTTAAAGATATCGTTTTCAAAGTAGCGGCGATttaaagatcaaaataaaaagaaacttttaattagtcggtgcaaatcgatcacgcttacagataaaacgttatttaatatttaaaaaaaaaaagaaaaaaagccctGGTAGAAATCCTGTCTCATACATACCTAATAATTAGCTATTTTTATTAGATTCAAACTCACAGTTAGCTAATTCTTAGACGAATACTTAGATGATTATGAGGGCGAAATGTAAGCGGTATCTTCCCATCAGATGGCTATTTCTATTAGACTCATAAATAGCCATTTCTCAGCTAATAATTCGTATTTCATATgggttaaataataataaaaatactgataataatttttttctttttattttgcaataataaaaatttacaatatttcacTTGATTTTTTGCTGCATTTCATTCATATTTCATTCCAAGACAACTACTAGTAGCTCAATAGATTCAGTTTCAGAAGTCTTCCTTCActtgtgatttttattaaataaggCTTCATGGTGTTGGATCTTTATTTCCAGATATTTTGTACCTAAACAACAGGAATCAACATTACTAAAAAACTCAAAATGATTGAactgtatttaatattttatttactcacatttcaataaatgacaaataatttcacttaaaaaaaaaatattactatggTAAATGATGGTGTAGGTACGACATTTAAccttcaaattttttactcaagtaactgcaaaaaaaatttacaaaaaaacaaatttaaaaaaataatgattaaataaaatattcatattaaaaatttacttactttattttttcaccttcaaaagaaaataaataattttgtaatgtttcttgttgattgtaaattaaataaaataattaatgttattCGCTGACAGCTGTAAATGGACTCTAAGTTCTTGCAGTTTTCAAACACAATCCTCTGTAAGTCTGTAAATTTACTCCAGTGCCCTCTGGAGCACTAAAACTAAACAAATATGTAGCAGTACAATTTTTACCTATTTATTAGCTATTTTATAGGTCATATTTTAGATACAAAATAATCATAGTGGTACTAGTTACAGAGGGCGCTCAGAATAAAATGAATCTAATCGTTGAATCTAACATTTACCTACTTATTAGCCACTTTTGttagaaacaaaaatttttctattttaaatagctGTTTATTAGCTATTATATGCCTAAGGCTaggtttttaacatttttggcactggcaactttaataattatttgagaaaaaatcgaaaatatacaaattaaagagaTTGAAAATACGCTTCTTTTGGTTCTAACACGAAGTATCTCTGACAATTACTTTAGAAATGAgagcgttttttaattttcggtaGACAAAACCAATACGTAGGTAacgcgaagcgtcccacctacGTAAAAGTAATTCATTTAACATTTTTCCccattttaataaacaaaatatgtgaaataaaaagtatgaataaaaaaaattcaggtgGGATTCTTAAAAtaattggtaaatttaatGTTGAGGTAACTACctgatttttcttatttatactttttatttcacatattGTGGTCattaaaattggaaaaaataagttgttttttgtatacaaatacaaaaattaaagattattGTTTTGATGCTATAATTATGTATtaatacctatatatatttttattcgttaacaatattaattttttttaatgtattttattattaatagagatacagtatcaaaaataaaattgtcttcCGTGaacaacacttttttttatttcgacacTAACCGCATTTTTCTCATCTTATCATTTcactcaataatattttagaataaGGTGTATCGTGGTAACTCACACCAACGAACTCATTTAAAAGAGTTCAAATGGCACGTcctaataaatatgtatttacattgaattacaatttaaatttatttacatattgataaaatgataAGATTACTAATTATCATGTTTGcaacaattttgaaaaatatttatttgcgTTATTGCAACATTTTGCCatgtaaaaatgtatattactGTCTGCGTATAAGGAAGATCGAAGATTTAGATTACTAAATTACAAAGCCGTCTAAAAAATTCGAGATGGCAGAACTTAGGAAACGTTTGACATTTATTTGTGGTAACGTCAATACTGTTATTACAATAGAATCAAAATTGATATACACAGAGAGAAAACCACAGcaaaaattactgtagtgaTGTAGTACAAATCGTAGCTGACGTTATTAAAGCGACTAAATCCTGCTCGATATTAGGAAGTAACATGCGGGCGTAACCACGTGAGCCGGAATACATGGCTGCGCTATAAGTATAgtagatttaaaatttaacattgaaaGGGATAAGATATTGCAATTGAAAAAAGTCATTAATCATTATCCATAAAGAATTTGAATCTTCATGAAAGGATAAAattaagttgaaaatataataaacataataaaaaattatttcatgttaataatcaatattatttaaaagtgaatagaaaaaaattaatttagtaattctttttgtattttatctcGATTGTAACTTTTATCTGCAGGACTATTTGTAAACTTGAATTATTGCTATATTCTATGCTAAATACTACTGTAATTTTTCCCTGCATACCCTAGTAGAATTTAGAGTCAATTTGAGGTCACTTATTGACTTCGCATGTTAATTTGATATGAGAAGTCAAAAAATTGACTTTCATTTCTACTTGGGGATGTTACGAATATTTAGtataatgatgtttttttttttacttgctaTTGTGTTAGTATTGACTGTACAACTTTTGTCTAatgattgatttaataattaatcttgCAGAtaatcaatgaataataacaaaagtgTGTTCCTAACTTcttgcaaaatattttaatatttttattttattttgtattttttaaataagatataatatattttatatttatatttcatttcagTTCCATTAATACATACTGGAACGGCAGTGACACCGATCTTCGATGCTCTTGTCAAAGTTACTGAGCCAAGTTTTGTGCGTGGGGTTATGCAAATGGTGGATCTTGTGTGTGGTGATAAAGTTAACTTTTCTGAAATGGCCTGCAAAAGTTGCCAATGTCTGGAAAATAGTTTGGGATTTAAATGCAGTATAAAATTCGGTTGTTCAGCACCTACTGaagtaaaacaattaaaacatgACCCAGATAGAAATGATACTAGAAAAGAAAAACCTTGCCCacctttacttttttttcaccactacTGCAATACCTGTGCTTGTTCTGCTGATGGACGCAACATAGCTTGCACAGTTAAATCGTGTCCTCCTAATATGTTTAATATTGACGGCTCTTTGTCAAAAAACGGTCTGAACACAGATATAGTACGAAACAAAGAAATGGAAAGTATATACAGCATTCTTGCATcagcaaaacaaaaattaatgggAGTTCCcataaaagaataattaagCAAACAACTTTTTGGATTTGAACATTGAGCTGATGGTACTGTAAATTGGACAgaattcttttcaattttcccGCCAATTAAAACATTTGTAAACGGTCAAGATTAAATCAATGTTTCTATTATGTTATAATCATTACAATTATTCACtggtatatattattacacacaatgataaaatttgtaaaagtgttcattaaaattgtaataataaaaaaagtgtctAGAACCAGCtttgttaattgaaaaaaataaatacattcatgaaattaataaaattttactaacgcatttttttatttttacttgtttgaaccttatgaaaatgatgaccattgaaaatttttttttaaattcgtaATTTATACACTGACAGAATTTTTAGATGAAACCAAAAACGAGTATATTTTTGACAAGGTAAGATACGTCATATGAACataacaattaacaaatatcAAATCTGATTTAATCAggaattgatgaaaaaagccttgtaattatttcaatagaaaattattatctgaaatatattaatacaacattgaatacattttaaatgatattattatttatttgaataatacgAGACACATTGTATTCATATTTTGtaatctatatttattataattgagGTGTTATAATCGAATTTCACGAATAGTTCtcttttaatgattattgattacttaattattttttattttacaagttaTGGAAATATTTGCACTactttttgttattcattataataaaataacttgttgaaaagattaaaataagtTGTAATACAATTTAATGATCTTCTATTTTAGATTAATCTCGTTATTTATTCAGAGGaaagtaaagaaaaagatgaatgattaaaattacaatgaatgaataaagaggaaaaatatttagatatattCAATATCGTGCTggagttaaattaaatataatgtataaacgaaaaaaaaatatcaactgatGATTCCTCATTAGCagcattatcatcaaaaacatGATCTTTTAATGATGTGAATTTATAAAgatatgttgttattttttgtggCATTAGCTGTAcagttgaatttataaaatttccttTTTCAAGTTGTCGAATTTCATTGTAAAGTTCTATACGTGATTTAAtacgttttttaatttcttaaataaaattttcaacactaTAATGAGCCAATTTATttgctgttgttattttattattataatttttattattttgtgttgtaaaattttaaataatcccTTTATAAAAAGTTGATGACTAACGCTGCTTCCAGTCATTTTATTGGTCGTCATTTACATACTCACACACTCACACAACTCACTCTTTCTCATTCcctttttctcttttctctttcttaaaaaaaaaacaacattagcGCTCACTATGCACTCCCGCCTGACGTCACTgaattatcttttattatttttttttctctctgtaataaaaagtaataaatttattttaaataaaaaaaaaaggaaattaatttttaaatatttatttttttatttttatatttttactgtattaatgaaatcaaaatttgtacataattaacaataacgaagttgaaaaaaaccagaaacttagaaaaaacaacgaagttcccccgccgggaatcgaacccggg from Aphidius gifuensis isolate YNYX2018 linkage group LG5, ASM1490517v1, whole genome shotgun sequence includes:
- the LOC122857510 gene encoding pacifastin-like protease inhibitor cvp4, with the protein product MAELRKRLTFICVPLIHTGTAVTPIFDALVKVTEPSFVRGVMQMVDLVCGDKVNFSEMACKSCQCLENSLGFKCSIKFGCSAPTEVKQLKHDPDRNDTRKEKPCPPLLFFHHYCNTCACSADGRNIACTVKSCPPNMFNIDGSLSKNGLNTDIVRNKEMESIYSILASAKQKLMGVPIKE